The DNA window agagagttagcgaaaaaaaggtaaagtatgagagaagtaTGTGagagaaactttccattttaagaaATGAGACTAATTTTTGTGGATATCCTAAAATGGCTGTTAGATAATTACatcaaattttcttttatattttctcGTTTAGCTTCAAAGAATTATTTTTTCGTCTTAGGTTACTAATTTGAATTGCATGCGGCTGTAAGATAATGCTCCATGTAAAtcactttttcatttttaatcaaaCCTCTCTTATTACCATTttctaaactttttttttaatcagaaggcgttttttcattttcacaTCCATTAACACCATCATTTCTATTACCCATACTACAATTCCAAATTTTTACTAAATGTTTTATATATTACAATCATTTACTCTTCCCAAACTTCAACTCATTTATATAGATTCATAGTacaattttagaaatttaatgGGGGCCAGTATTTCCCTTATCAATTCGCTAAGAAAGTTTATCATACTAGTACAAAAAAGTTTAGAaagtttttgttgaatttggtaagttttataaaaaattcGCATTAAAGGGTCGGCCTCCCTAAAGCAATATTCGACGATAACCAAATATTCTGCTATAATATAACCATAGCAGAACAACATATTAAATCTGTTATCTGTGCGACGCAGCATAATGCAAAGCTGTATTGATCAGcacaaagaaaaatatttaaataattagttGCCCACATAAAAAATGAGAATTACAATAGTATTAACTTTTCAATCCATTATCACAAAAAAATATCTGAGACCAACAGTCacgaaaatatattaataaaataaccaTCAACTCTAATTTACTCAATAGAGCAAAAATCAACCGTGTACCATGTCACGTTATTTAAAACATTGATCAATACTAATATAGTACTTCTTTTTCACATAAGCCATTGCAATTGGTGTGCCGATTTCAAACAAATACTAGTATAGATCAATTGACATGTACTTATATCATTTATTACTATAACTATGTATTAAAGACAGTTTAGTGATTATTGATTGCAAGATTAATTATTTAGTGATAAGAGATTACTCTCAAAGGAAATCTTATCCTCCTAATTAAGTACTCCTACTTCCGACTTTTTGCCTACCTTTTGAGCATAGCTTTATTGAACGACAGAAGTCACGGTAAGATTGATTCCCAAATGTTATATTCATATAAGAGgggaacatttttttttgtccacaaactttattaaagtatcattttaggtctgtgatctttgaaaatatcattttaggtccgtcaactataagttaatatcatttgaagcattttgaacttttttcggacgaaaatgcccttaaggccttcaaagggcaatttgAACAATTATTTCGCCACTCATCTTACGCCAAACACctagagtccaacaatttttttactactgtttaattcaattaccatccaaattgaattaaaaattaccgtaaaaatagtatatttttcaattattagatgaccaattatatAGGGATAGTGAATTGGGACTAAGAtaccttattttatttttttaatctaaactgcattttaagaacttactataggtgatttgtgaattatatttagtttatttgttttgaaattggatagctattaatttggattgtcattcggagtattatatatatgaatatCAAAATGagatcaattaccatccaaattaaatttaaatataaaatttgccGTTAAAAGTGTTGGACTATAGGTCTCTGgcgcaagatgagtggcgaaagaattgtccaaattgccctttgaatgccttaagggcattttcatccagaaaaagttcaaaatacctcaaatgatattaacttgtagttgacggacttaaaatgatattttcaaagttcacggacctaaaataatactttaGCAAAGTTTGTGAACCTAAAAAGAGGTTTCCTCCTCATATAAATATGTAACTTTCTATAAAATTTATCAGCAATTGGTGCATAAGTTACATCATGCGTAGTTAATAAATAGACAAAATGGAGAATTAATTAGAGGGTCTCTGGGTATTGTTGCTTATAAAAAAATTCTAAGTTTTGTGCTATTTTTAACCAGGCGCAACTCTCGACTATCGCCGTCGTGCAGTTCATAATTGATTTTTGTTACTctaataaaaattactactactcattaaatttcaatttatatTAGTATTTCGAAGACGTTAAAATAGTTTTGATTAAAGTCTTGAAATGCAATCTTATTTCAAATATTCAATAAAGACCAcaatattagagttaattattTAAGCTTTTTAATTACATCTCCTAAActtattaatttcaattaaattttattaatgaatttaaatgaaatttagaatgattaattaattaatactctatcggtccaaaaaaatatatgcatttgaaatgacacgaaaattaatgcacaattggtaaagtaatagagatgaAGAGAAGGGTAGTCAAAGCAGTGTTAGAAGATAGTGATACCCACGTTATTATAAGCGTTTAATGAGTTATAATGGGGGACAATAGTGGTAtcagttgtaaataaattgatgtatataggTGGTGAGTTGAGAACaacttttcataaatgaaaatgctcatatttttgtggaacggacgaaaatagaaagtggacatatttttatagaacaGAGGAATAAGTAAGGAGGTGGGTCCCAACTCTAAGTATTAACATGGTGCCAATGACCCGACAGGACTATCGCTTGAAAAGAAATGAAATCTACTATGGGTATCGCGTtatagttagagcatccactacgctgtccccccaccgtcccttaaactactatttgagggccccactgtactttattcctccatcccttaactaagagatggaacctgcaacgctccgtcccttaattactattcattcaatttcagttttttttattttttttcaacaaattcaattaaaaaaacaaacttcattaaaattaaaacaacattaaaattcaaaaaaatagaaaaaagacataattaaaatcctaaaaaaataaaattgacataatttaattttctccgccaaagttttcccaaatgtgctaaATTatatcctgttggagttgggcgtgagcgctagagtcgcgtgtccttgcccgaataaacaaccgttcttgtattgacggatgcgctccacttcgcggcggactacttgctgttgagcttccgggggattcggggtcgaaccaatttcccgcctcgggtccttcgtcttggacaatcatgttgtgcaatattatgcatgtatacatgatgtcgaccatgctctccatgaaccacgaacaagccggggctttgatgatgttgaagcgcgcttggagaaccccgaatgccctctccacatccttacgagcagccttctgcttctgcgcaaaaaagagcctgctttgggtttacaggcctgctgcacgtcttcacgaaggtcggccacttcgggtagatgccgtcggcgaggtagtaccccattttatacagtCAGTTggtggcgacgaagttgatggccggcgctttaccatccaaaacttcggtaaagaggtcggactggtggagcacgtttacgtcattgttcgacccggggaccccgaagtacgcgtgccagatccaaagccggtagtcggcaacgacctcgagtacaacggttgggtgggtgtctttgtggccgctcgtgtaggaccccctccaagccaccagacaattcttccattgccagtgcatgcaatcgacactgccaagcatcccggggaagccgtgcacttgttcgtgcaggtcgaagaggaactgacaatcggtcgtgcttgcccttcggagaaattcgtcggtaaTGGCTggccggacgcctttgcagaatttgagcaagcacatgcccccagtggtgtctccgatgtggaggtattcgtcgaacatgtcggccgtttgtccagtcgcaagctgacggattactgcagtacatttctgcagcgtcgtgtggctgggacgaccgaccgcgtcgaacccttctcggaagaactcttcccgggccgccaaagtattcgcgatgtggagataTAGTGGTTTACTcatgcgaaaacggcgacggaagtaggtttctccccaaatcgggttatcgcagaagtagtcgcgtactaaccttgcggcggcttcctcccggttgcgatggatgtacgtccgagagcgtcgtgggggcggcgcggcttcctgcGCCTCTCGGcttcgatcttcttcaagtgattgttccattatttgacgcatttgctcaaaaggattcattagtttgagttgatttgagatggaaattggagtggatatagagaggatttgagaggaatagatgtgtgtttgtgtgtgaaatgagtatgaaataggagtatttatagagtaagaaatttaaaaaataaaaaaaattgaaaacaaaaaaacaaaacggtaacattacagtttgaatttttttttttaattgaaattcgaattgtaaaaaaaatttgaattattgtgtcatccgtgacgacgcccactcgcgggccagcaaGTGGGCGTCATGCATGCGTCGGGCAAGCGACACGTAGGCCGGGCACGTGGCGCGATGTCGCGTCCCGACGGGATACGGGACGGGCTCCGGGACGGGCTccgggacgggctggggacgggcgatacgctgcaacgcgtcccgcggcggaaccgtccctccgggacgcgGTGGATGCTCTTATCCATACTTAAGTGTAGGGTTTTGATAATCCAGAAATAGACCGGGATAAATACATTGGTTGTAacgttttattttattcatttccgTTAGTAAAAGACAGAGAAAATAACTCATACGGTATGGAATGTCGTACAAAATAATTGGTGTAAGATTCATGGTGGCACACTGGCACCTGTCGATAAAATAGGTAGACATTTGTGCCACAATATATCGAGAGATCGCAGTCAAAAAAGCTGGGATGATACTCGATAGAGCGCAATAGCATTTGCTGATGACATCTCATACTACTAaaataatatacaaaaaaaatcattatacGAAATGATATGGCAGTCAATTGAGTAATTAAGGTCTAATTATGATTAGGCAGCAGTATTATGCACAGATTTTACTTCTATACTGGCatataatctaattaaataaaaaatattaaagattCGTCTTTAGAGCGTTTATTATTGTTTGGAAACCCTATAAAATAATTGGAAGTTAGCTAAGTGCATACTCCACTGAATCGTTTGATTGAAAAAGAACGGACTTCgatgatttgatattttataataatatattttctcactttcattttaatttatttaattaaattataatcttttttcttttattaccCATACTCGTAtgggatgaaaaaaaaatataaattccaAGATAACTAAATAGGGTATATTAAGGATAACCGTAGTTTAGTTTGGCAAAGAGAGGGAATATAATTTTGGTATGGACAAGGAAAAATCAGGGAATAATTATGGGCAATGGAAGTAAAATCTATAAACTCCATTTTATTGGTGATTGCAAATCTAGGAATAATAATTTTCTCCAAGTTATCTACTTAGGTTTTATAGCATCTATCTCACTTTTGGTGCAAGAGAAAATAGTTTTAAGACTAGTGACAACTTGACAAGTAGCATGCAATCTGCGATACATCGCAAGTAACTCGGTATATGGTTtcaagcaatctgcgatacgAAATCAGAGCACTATGGTGACatcataattaaaatgacaatctaGGCAAACAATCCGCTATACATAGGCAAGTAATATGTGAACATAGGAAAGCAACTCGAcatatggttccaagcaatcTGGATACGAAATTAGAGATAATCAAGCAATATGCGATACATAAACAAGCAAGCCTGCCACGTGGCAGACTaagattgtcattttaattatgatGTCACCATTGGTGGTATTTGTCATTTTAAATATAGTTGTCATTTTAATACCGTCCCACGACATAATACTATATGTCTACACTATAATGTTTGTTTCTTATACTAAATTTAGGGAGGAAAGTATGGTGGGTTTCCAATAACAGCTTAAACTCAAACGTGGCATGCCACTCAATAGTTAATCATCTAGGACTTCGTAGGCAAGTTTAAGTAAAATTTATTGAGGTGGCAAATTTAAGGTATTTTTTATGTTAAGatcatatattttaaatttcttttaatCCGTAAATGTGTCAATGGTTGAGACATTAGCTTTAAAATCTGCACTCATGCatctatattttctttatatAGCCCTTCACGAACCATCAAATCTTCATAAAAATTTTGTAACTCAAGTACTTTCTTTCTCCTAAATCATTGTTGTATGCtactatatacatatatatatacatagtgagaaagggagagagagaaggttGATCTTTTCACCATGCAAACTCCAATTATATTCGTCTTTGGGATCTTAGGTGACTATAACTAAAATCTGAATTTCTAATTTGCATATCTACCAACTTAAAATGATGAGTAAGTACCCATGATTTCATGTTGATCACAATTTCTTGATTTTGCAGGCAACATAGTTTCATTTTTGGTGTATCTATCCCCAGCGTAAGTTAATTATCTACTATGTGTTACGTGAAATCTAGTCTAcatatagtagtactccatgttttatttgaaatgaatttaattaatgttGTGACAGCCCAACATTCCATAGAATTGTGAAGAAGAAATCAACCGAAGGGTTTGAATGCGTGCCATACGTGGTTGCATTACTTAGCAGTATGCTATGGATCTATTATGCAACTCTCAAATCAAATGAGACTCTTCTCATCACCATCAATTCCATTGGCTGTTTCATCGAGACTATATACATCTCCATTTATATCATTTATGCATCCAAACATGCTCGGGTAAGTAGTAGGAGTCGTCATTAAtcaatactccctctgttcaactcaaagtagtactagtactagtactatttataaatattaattcgATGTTGTTTTTGCAGTTAAGGGCCATCAAACTAAGTCTGGTTCTTGATATTATTGGGTTCGGCTCGATCCTATTGTTTACACTCTTTTTCCTAGAAGGACCTCAGCGAGTTGAGGTTCTCGGATGGATATCCGTAACATTGTCAGCAAGTGTGTATATCGCGCCTCTAACCATCATGGTAACTTAACAATATCATCGATGTATAAGTACAAGCATTCCTTTCCGAAACGTCCCTAgctaaatgatttttttttaaataattttttggcAAACATTAGTCTTTTAAAATCTGTtattttattctccttttcactcATCTATTTTAATTTGGGCATGCAGAAGCAAGTTATTCGAACAAAAAGTGTAGAGTTCATGCCAATCTCACTCTCATTAGCTCTTCTACTCAACGCTGTGATGTGGTTTTTCTATGGTTTACTGCTCAAGGACATCTACATTGCGGTAAGTTCTTGATTTATTATCTAGAAAGatactaataaaaaaaggtTATAAGTTTGATTAAACAgcctaatttataaattaaagttTTTGTCATAAATTTCTGCACTTGTAATTTTAATCTTCTCGATTGATTTCTTTTCTAGGTTCCTAACACGGTGGGATTTATATTTGGACTACTCCAAATAATTCTATATTGTATTTACAAGAACAGCAAGATAGATCATGCCGAAGAGAACAAACTTCCAACTGCTATAAAGCCTGAAACGACGTCGAATTGTGAGCAGATACACCCTGTTTGCTCTCCACctattaaagatttggataTTACTGTTACAGTCTCAGTCGAAAATGATGGTGAAAGCGTTGTGGATGCCCAACAAAGCACTGTGGATTCTCACGATCAACCTAattaataaaaactaaaattgCTAATATCACATGGTTAAAGGTGATGACGGCCCTTTTTCATGAATAAGTATAAATCAAGGTATAGTGATGGGGCCTTAATGCTTTGAAGGTGTTGGATAAATTTTGCTGATGTAAAATATCTCATGTTTCTTTTTCATCTGACGTTTTGTAAATTTTGTTGTAAATCTAATAAATAAGAGTAGGACTCTTTGGCAGAACTTGCATGTGATTGAACTATATATGCTACACATACGAGAATGGGATATGCAAGCTAGAGTAATTTTTACTTGATACTTTTAATGAGAAACtagtaaaataatactccctccgtcctagaaatattgtctcatttcatttttcacaCTCGTTttgcaataataataataaatagttaaagtagagagagagtaaagtaaaagagagaataatatagagaatagtCTTAactacattattctttctcttattttactatcttTCAACTTtacctatttattattatttttgcaaaacgagtgcaaaaaatgaaCTGAGACAATCTATCTGAGACGGAGGGGTACTAgtagaaaaagagaaagaaagagaaaatgtgggtaaagtaaaagaggggGGGGGGAAGAAAAAAGGGGTAAGGTatgaaagagagaagaaaaagtgattaaagtatgagggaaacttttcatttttaaaattgagaATATTTTTTGGGAATTCTAAGATGGCAAGGCTATTTCTGGTGGACGTAGGGAATatgtagtatttctttttctagacaTAACTATcaatcattaaaattttaacattttatttAGATCATTTTCTAGACATCTAAACCCATTTATGAAAGTTCTTTGATTTCAAAGATCATCACCTTATAATTTTGAATTAGAAAGATTCGTATATCTATGGGTAAATATTTATCGGAACGTGAGTGAAAATCAATACTTCAGTCAATACATTTGTGATCTTAAAGATCAGTACTTTATGATTTTTGTAAAATAATCATGAAAATtagtaaagaaaaaaaaatacatgtgTAAACTAGAGATActggaattaattatttaattaaatccagaGATTTAACTACGGAGATGTCATTATATTCGAGTCCAACactcttaattaatttaagcctaacatttaatttaatactagCCCAGGTAATTTATTTGAGTACACTAGCGTTTTAAAGCAAGGCTGACCAATTATACTAGAACTTGGGCTTTAGCATAATTCAATAAGCCCAAACAAAGGAGAAGGCCGAAATGCTAAATCCTAGCCCAACCGGACCGGTCTGGGTTAACAAATGATTGGTAAAATTTTCTTCTTAGAAAGTTTCCCATCAGAACACTGATCCATTATTACTATTTCCATTTTCTATcataatttatcaattttatcttaaaatGTGTATATGTCTATTTATTAGGGACGGATAAAGCATGTCACAAAATCTAGTAATACATCATTaatcattataaaatttcaGAATTCAATTGTAGGATCGAGTTaaacatatacataaaaaataatttaatatcatttagataaattaaaaatttaatttcagtaatAAGTAAAATACATATTACACTCCATATGTTTATCCGCTAGAATTGTATGCATGGTTAAGAGCACTTAACCATGCATGCAGGTCACACGACAAATATCTctatataagaaaaaatattttgcaatcatttttaaaagtttAAGATACGCATATTGATTCAGTATGCACGATTCGTTATAACATTAATTtattactaaattttatttaGGATTTTATACCACAATCATGCACTGACATGAAACCAAATGTATTTACCAGAATATCCCCAATCTTATAGTAGTATGCATTATATCAATGTATTATATTATCTATGTCTTCCTAATCTATATTCACTGTCATGCGATTGTATTAGTATTTCCTTTGTTATGCAAATAGATCATATAAATCACACGTAGCTATctattacttaaaaaaaaaaatccattgtccatgaaaaatagtcacATTTTGCTATTTCAGATTGTCCAACAAACACTAAAAAAACCGAGATTTACCGACGGAAGGGAATCCCTTGGTGATTAACGACGGCATACCGAGGGATTCGCCGTCGGTATTATTTCCCCCCTTTTGTTTCATACGGTGTTTTTATTTTAAGCCTAACGAATATTActatgcattttttaatgttaaattctaaaattcaaaattactCCATCATCCATTATTTAGTTCGCAAACGAAATCTTCTCTAAATTGAGAACAAattatccttttttttttggcTTTTTAGTATGATTTCATTTGCGTCCCCTAATTTTAGTTGTGACACAAAAAATAAAGGCATTTTTTAAAAGTGTTGACTGTAcatttagaaacacaaattagtATTGTTTGCTGTGTTAAAAAATATCCATAACCATTTCAGTTATTTTTTCTTATACGTCAACTTATTGAAACTGAAGTTATCCCTTGTCGTAAATCATCATGTATATGTAGTGATATGAGAAAATATTAGTTTCCACTTATTACCAGCATTTAATTGTAACCAGCACATAGTTGTATTCTTTTCTAAGCCACCATACAAATTAAGGGCATCTTTGGAATAGAGTTTGGCACGATTGAATTTGATCAAACACTTTTAACACAGCCCATATTATAAAgcaggaaaagaaaaagaaatataaaGTCGAGAGCCCCTTTTCTCTGCACATATAATacattcattttaattattatttcacGGTAGAATCATGAATTAGGAATTAAAAATAACCACAAAATTTAGAAAAGGAGAGATGATTGGAAATTTATAAATCAATCAAGCCGCAAGAGAACAGCATTTTCATTTTGGAAAGAGAGCTGTCCAAGCATGACATAAACCACCAAGACAAGATAAGCTACTAAATCATatcttcattttatttcatctctTCATATCTTCAAAAATAGGGCTGAAATAGTTGGTCCCATTCTGTAATTGATTACAAGTGGCATTAAATATAATAGGCTATTTGTTCCATGCATACATTGAGATAAATGTTAACATAACATTTCATAAAGTTTGAATTCCTTTTTGTTTGCCTCCCTCAATAATTATGTGCTTATTGAACTTTTTTCCTTAAAGCTATCAAACTATGCATCAATAATAATGTATCTCTTTAATTTGCAAAGTTATAAGGTTGAAGCTTTTTCATTCCAAAAACTGTTTTTTCCGCTTGTTTACATAATTAGCTAAATTTATTATCCACACGGCGCAAACATACCATTTTAATGCATACATTTATGCttaattaataaacaaaagtgttattaattttattcttaACGTACAAACTCATTTACATCAATTATCAGGATTATTCTTAGAGATTCGGATATACTATATTTTACTCAAATTAAACATAATTTTGGCCAACAAATTGTTGCTTAACTTGATTCTTTTATCTCTCTCCTACTTCTCATGACAAGTACTCCGTATTACTaattcataaatcataatcattAAAGTTTTTCGCTTacttaattaactaattatttttcttaaaaatcaTACTACAAAATTAGACCGTGTGTGTAATTTTGTTAGGCAATTAtctaatagtactattattgcATGATTGGAAGTCACCCCAAATAAAACCCCTTAAACAGTTCCAGAAACTAAAGATTGCAAATTGCATCCGTTGAAATATGACTACTGTGCTCTCATCTGCAAAATATAATATCTTAGACATAAAAAAGGTTACCATATGCTGCAAAAGTGCCCATTTAATTCCCATTATTGCAAAAGTGCCCCTTTCTTTTCTGAATAAATAGGCACACACCTAATCAGTTTTTGTCACAACAACTGAGATAGAGTATAAATTATTTCAATCTCTAAATTTACTAGAGCGATATGGCCGTTTTCTCTGGACAATGGTCTCTTGCATTTGGTGTACTTGGTAAAATTTTCGAGTTTTTattgtttattaattttacgTAAGTTTCTATAgtgtgtttcggaaaaaaaaagagaacgaAATCTGATCGCGTGTGTGCATGGAAAATTGGCTATCATCAATTTCAATCAAGCATAACTTTGTTTAGAGCATAATACTTTATTTTACACAACATGCATGGCTTTAGTTCTCATGCATATTTATTATAGATTTATCCCTTTTCtgttttatagtagtattagtaACATAAACGATGCATAAATGCAATGTactttttttgaaaataaaaagttAATCTCTTTTTAGGCCCATGATTGAGGGTGGACGTCAATTTATTAACAACTTTAATGACCTAATCTAATGTCGATGtttaattataatatcttctTAATTTACTTCTTTACTTGCATCTAAATCTCAATCTGCGGGCAACATCGTCTCCTTCTTGGTGTTTCCCGCGTAAGTTTTATGTCTCACATATGTGACATGTGATACAATCCTAAATAGaattggattttaatataaaggcaataaaacgaaaaaaaatcaaatgttGGGGACTTGCTGCCCGGCCCGGAAGACATCCAACGCCGGGCCGGGACTCATCTCGTGGGGCACGGCAAGTTTAACGCATGCAGGCCGGACCCCGGGCGCGTCCCTGGGCCACGACTGAgtccccgggaccggcctgggccgcaaATTCATCACCTCCATAGCGCGGGGCCGCGGGCCGGGGCGTTAAGGATGCTCTTATTGTCATGCACAGTATCAAAATCATCACATGCATATAATTAATGTACGTAATTCAATAAAAAGATGAGAGATTGATTAATTTCTAAATATCCCTGATTTTTTGGATTTATAATGGCCACAATGATTTAAAAGACTAATTAAAGCAAATAATACgtgtagtgatggagtacgtactaaacaagcccaacagcagtaaagcccatcagcctaaagcccaaggaagagtatcagttcggcatgactaaagagtatcagtccggcacgaccaaagagttcggccccagcctacagctcggtaaaagccaaccaatcaaactctgctctcaggtcggcatcaagctctactctcagatcggcaaaagctactcggcaataattcagcagttcggtctcagtattcgaccgaactgggagatagcggactcatgcatgacatccacgacatccacgacataattactgatgatgtaagccactgcctagttagtggccacgcaggatctcatgacctccacgacatccacgacataattactgatgatgtaagccactgcctagttagtggccacgcaggatctcatgacctccacgacatccacgacataattactgatgatgtaagccactgcctagttagtggccacgcaggatctcatgacctccatgacctccacgacttagggtggtgatgcaagccacaatctcagttcaatatataaatagaacttagatctgacgGAAAAGCACTCTCACTCTTTCGTTCTCTAGAGACAGAATAGATTATATAGCAAgtgtgtattgtaagctgtaatcccagatcaagcaatacaactctgccctcttttcttcccgtggacgtagatttactttagtaaatcgaaccacgt is part of the Salvia splendens isolate huo1 chromosome 6, SspV2, whole genome shotgun sequence genome and encodes:
- the LOC121808765 gene encoding bidirectional sugar transporter N3-like, translated to MCQWEREKVDLFTMQTPIIFVFGILGNIVSFLVYLSPAPTFHRIVKKKSTEGFECVPYVVALLSSMLWIYYATLKSNETLLITINSIGCFIETIYISIYIIYASKHARLRAIKLSLVLDIIGFGSILLFTLFFLEGPQRVEVLGWISVTLSASVYIAPLTIMKQVIRTKSVEFMPISLSLALLLNAVMWFFYGLLLKDIYIAVPNTVGFIFGLLQIILYCIYKNSKIDHAEENKLPTAIKPETTSNCEQIHPVCSPPIKDLDITVTVSVENDGESVVDAQQSTVDSHDQPN